One region of Streptomyces sp. CG4 genomic DNA includes:
- the panC gene encoding pantoate--beta-alanine ligase produces MTTALLSTAEELHARVRSGRRAVVMTMGALHEGHATLIRSAREIAGPAGEVVVTVFVNPLQFGAGEDLDRYPRTLEADLKIAEQAGADAVFAPSVDEVYPGGEPQVRITAGPMGERLEGGSRPGHFDGMLTVVAKLLHLTRPDVALFGQKDAQQLALIRRMVRDLNFGVEIIAVPTVREADGLALSSRNRYLSPEERLTALALSRALFAGRDRHAAQEALRARAREVPSTHARAEALSALGESRAAADAHAVATASPGGPAAVRAAARQVLDEAARFAPPLELDYLALVDPSDFTEIGDGFTGEAVLAVAARVGTTRLIDNLPLTFGAAS; encoded by the coding sequence ATGACCACCGCCCTGCTGAGTACCGCCGAAGAGCTGCACGCGCGTGTGCGCAGCGGCCGCCGCGCCGTCGTGATGACCATGGGCGCCCTGCACGAGGGCCACGCCACCCTGATCCGCTCCGCGCGCGAGATCGCCGGCCCGGCCGGCGAGGTCGTCGTCACCGTCTTCGTCAACCCCCTGCAGTTCGGCGCGGGCGAGGACCTGGACCGCTATCCGCGCACCCTCGAAGCCGACCTGAAGATCGCCGAACAGGCCGGTGCGGACGCGGTGTTCGCGCCCTCCGTGGACGAGGTCTACCCCGGCGGCGAGCCGCAGGTCCGCATCACCGCGGGTCCCATGGGCGAGCGCCTGGAGGGCGGCTCACGGCCCGGGCACTTCGACGGCATGCTCACCGTGGTCGCCAAGCTGCTGCATCTCACCCGCCCCGACGTGGCCCTGTTCGGGCAGAAGGACGCCCAGCAGCTGGCCCTGATCCGGCGCATGGTGCGGGACCTGAACTTCGGCGTCGAGATCATCGCCGTACCCACCGTGCGCGAGGCGGACGGGCTCGCCCTGTCCAGCCGCAACCGCTATCTCTCGCCGGAGGAGCGGCTGACCGCGCTCGCGCTGTCCCGCGCGCTGTTCGCCGGCCGCGACCGGCACGCCGCGCAGGAGGCGTTGCGCGCGCGTGCCCGCGAAGTGCCCTCCACGCACGCGCGTGCCGAGGCGCTGAGCGCCCTCGGGGAGTCCCGTGCGGCCGCTGACGCGCACGCGGTCGCCACGGCGTCCCCCGGCGGCCCGGCGGCCGTCCGCGCGGCCGCCCGCCAGGTGCTGGACGAGGCCGCCCGCTTCGCCCCGCCGCTGGAACTCGACTACCTCGCCCTCGTCGACCCGTCCGACTTCACCGAGATCGGCGACGGCTTCACCGGCGAGGCCGTCCTCGCCGTCGCCGCGCGGGTCGGCACGACCCGGTTGATCGACAACCTTCCTCTCACCTTCGGAGCCGCCTCGTGA
- a CDS encoding DUF2520 domain-containing protein — protein sequence MSTVHQPDLKDRPARLTVGVVGAGRVGPALAASLQLAGHRPVAVSGVSDASRRRAETMLPDVPLVPPAEVLARADLVLLTVPDDVLPGLVDGLAETGAVRPGQLLVHTSGRYGAGVLDPATRAGALPLALHPAMTFTGTPVDVQRLAGCSFGVTAPEELRLAAEALVIEMGGEPEWISEQNRPLYHAALALGANHLVTLVAQSMELLRAAGVEAPDRMLGPLLGAALDNALRSGDAALTGPVARGDAGTVAAHITELRKHAPQTVAGYVAMARATADRALAHGLLKPELAEDLLGVLADGTGGTRGTHGTEGNDR from the coding sequence GTGAGTACAGTCCACCAGCCAGACCTCAAGGACCGCCCCGCGCGGCTCACCGTCGGCGTCGTCGGCGCCGGCCGCGTGGGCCCCGCGCTCGCCGCGTCCCTCCAGCTCGCCGGCCACCGCCCGGTGGCCGTCTCCGGAGTCTCCGACGCCTCCCGCAGGCGCGCCGAGACCATGCTCCCGGACGTGCCGTTGGTGCCGCCCGCCGAGGTCCTGGCCCGCGCCGACCTGGTGCTGCTCACCGTCCCCGACGACGTCCTGCCCGGCCTGGTCGACGGCCTCGCCGAGACCGGCGCGGTGCGGCCGGGACAGCTGCTCGTGCACACCTCCGGCCGCTACGGCGCGGGGGTCCTCGACCCGGCCACGCGCGCGGGCGCGCTGCCGCTGGCGCTGCACCCGGCGATGACCTTCACCGGTACCCCCGTGGACGTCCAGCGCCTCGCCGGCTGCTCCTTCGGCGTCACGGCGCCCGAGGAACTGCGCCTCGCCGCCGAGGCCCTCGTGATCGAGATGGGCGGCGAACCGGAGTGGATCAGCGAGCAGAACCGCCCGCTCTACCACGCGGCCCTCGCGCTCGGCGCCAACCACCTCGTGACCCTGGTCGCCCAGTCCATGGAGCTGCTGCGCGCGGCAGGCGTGGAGGCGCCCGACCGGATGCTCGGCCCGCTCCTCGGCGCCGCCCTGGACAACGCGCTGCGCTCGGGCGACGCGGCGCTCACCGGGCCCGTCGCGCGTGGGGACGCCGGCACGGTCGCCGCGCACATCACCGAGCTGCGCAAGCACGCCCCGCAGACCGTCGCGGGCTACGTCGCGATGGCCCGCGCGACCGCCGACCGGGCGCTCGCGCACGGCCTGCTGAAGCCCGAACTCGCCGAGGACCTGCTCGGCGTGCTGGCCGACGGGACCGGCGGCACGAGAGGCACTCACGGCACCGAGGGGAACGACCGATGA
- a CDS encoding low specificity L-threonine aldolase — translation MSDTAEQDEKRARYERRLAALKAARRVLWRPGFEATIRDRLDLLTQTAPQVYDLDKQADMYGGRIVTALEERVAGLLGTEAAAFFPTGTMAQQVALRCWAARTGNPTVALHPLAHPEVHERNAFSQVSGLRPVQVTSEPRLPTAAEIRDFDEPFGALMLELPLRDAGYLLPTWEELTEVVEAARERDAVVHFDGARLWETTVHFGRPLEEIAGLADTVYVSFYKSLGGFGGAALAGPKTLIEEARTWQHRYGGMVFQQFPTVLSALAGLETELPRLPEYVRHARVVAAALREGFAAAGLPWARVHPEVPHTHQFRVWLPYDPDVPAEAAIRQAEETSVGLFARGWDRGGPDLAFTEVTVGAAGLEWTADDVRAAVADFVERLPAP, via the coding sequence ATGAGCGATACGGCGGAACAGGACGAGAAACGAGCGAGGTACGAGCGACGCCTGGCCGCTCTCAAAGCGGCGCGCCGCGTGCTGTGGCGCCCCGGCTTCGAGGCCACGATCCGGGACCGGCTGGACCTGCTGACGCAAACGGCTCCGCAGGTCTACGACCTGGACAAGCAGGCGGACATGTACGGCGGCCGGATCGTCACCGCCCTGGAGGAACGGGTCGCCGGCCTGCTCGGAACGGAGGCCGCCGCCTTCTTCCCGACCGGCACGATGGCCCAGCAGGTGGCGCTGCGCTGCTGGGCGGCCCGCACCGGCAACCCCACGGTCGCGCTGCACCCCCTCGCCCACCCCGAAGTTCATGAACGGAATGCGTTCAGCCAGGTCAGCGGCCTGCGCCCGGTACAGGTGACAAGCGAGCCCCGGCTGCCCACGGCCGCGGAGATACGCGACTTCGACGAGCCCTTCGGCGCGCTCATGCTGGAACTGCCGCTCCGGGACGCCGGTTATCTGCTGCCCACGTGGGAGGAGCTGACCGAGGTCGTGGAGGCGGCGCGGGAGCGCGACGCGGTGGTGCACTTCGACGGCGCGCGCCTGTGGGAGACCACCGTGCACTTCGGCCGCCCCCTGGAGGAGATCGCCGGCCTCGCCGACACCGTCTACGTGTCGTTCTACAAGTCCCTCGGCGGTTTCGGCGGCGCCGCGCTGGCCGGTCCGAAGACCCTGATCGAGGAGGCGAGGACCTGGCAGCACCGGTACGGCGGGATGGTCTTCCAGCAGTTCCCGACGGTGCTGTCGGCGCTTGCCGGGCTGGAGACGGAGCTGCCCCGGCTGCCGGAGTACGTGCGGCACGCGCGCGTGGTGGCCGCCGCGCTGCGCGAGGGTTTCGCCGCGGCCGGGCTGCCCTGGGCACGCGTCCACCCGGAGGTGCCGCACACCCACCAGTTCCGGGTGTGGCTGCCGTACGACCCGGACGTGCCGGCCGAGGCCGCGATACGACAGGCGGAGGAGACCTCGGTGGGCCTGTTCGCACGCGGCTGGGACCGCGGCGGACCGGACCTGGCGTTCACGGAGGTCACGGTCGGCGCGGCGGGCCTGGAGTGGACGGCGGACGACGTACGGGCGGCCGTAGCGGACTTCGTGGAGCGGCTGCCCGCGCCGTGA
- a CDS encoding DUF5937 family protein: MSVTIDITGLAIDGGTPGSGEAERWARVAFVPSPLKELGMALHALSDPGHHPGLQGWVAAVSSRLDPCLADRLCEADFLWRTTFSDVFSPFAALPGGHALPGATLAEELDQLDKLTDDQFVTAALEFTCQLRYDVQDPGSPLTDPELRCRALELAAARGAVQERFTRRLLEDPPVVRAWFRQLMLDCDEAFFAGTWARLQPQLVADARHKTELLRRKGLGEALASLSGAVSLDEEAALITIDKLTVGRAATGDGGLVLVPTSLGWPHVLVLRRHGWQPSISYPASGSRPQAPSVEQLTRRMEALAHPVRMRLCRNLARAPHTTSELADAHGMSAPEISRHLAVLKKAGLITHCRRGRYVQHELDLTAVARLGSDFIEGVLR; this comes from the coding sequence ATGAGCGTGACCATCGACATCACCGGACTCGCCATCGACGGGGGTACCCCCGGCTCGGGTGAAGCCGAGCGGTGGGCGAGAGTCGCCTTCGTGCCTTCTCCGCTGAAGGAACTGGGGATGGCCCTGCACGCCCTCAGCGACCCCGGCCACCACCCCGGCCTCCAGGGCTGGGTGGCCGCCGTCTCGTCCCGCCTGGACCCCTGCCTGGCCGACCGGCTGTGCGAGGCGGACTTCCTGTGGCGTACGACGTTCTCGGACGTCTTCTCCCCGTTCGCGGCCCTCCCCGGCGGCCACGCGCTCCCCGGCGCCACGCTCGCCGAGGAACTGGACCAGCTGGACAAGCTGACGGACGATCAGTTCGTCACCGCCGCACTGGAGTTCACCTGCCAGCTGCGCTACGACGTCCAGGATCCCGGCAGCCCCCTGACCGACCCGGAGCTGCGCTGCCGTGCCCTGGAACTGGCCGCCGCCCGCGGTGCCGTACAGGAACGGTTCACGCGCCGGCTGCTGGAGGACCCGCCGGTCGTCCGCGCGTGGTTCCGGCAGCTGATGCTCGACTGCGACGAGGCCTTCTTCGCCGGCACCTGGGCCCGGCTCCAGCCCCAGCTCGTCGCCGACGCCCGGCACAAGACCGAACTGCTCCGCCGCAAGGGCCTCGGGGAAGCCCTCGCGTCCCTCTCCGGGGCCGTCTCGCTGGACGAGGAAGCCGCGCTCATCACGATCGACAAGCTGACGGTGGGCCGGGCCGCCACGGGCGACGGCGGCCTGGTCCTGGTGCCGACCAGCCTCGGCTGGCCGCACGTCCTGGTCCTGCGCAGACACGGCTGGCAGCCGTCGATCTCCTATCCCGCGAGCGGCTCCCGCCCGCAGGCCCCGTCCGTGGAGCAGCTCACCCGCCGCATGGAGGCACTGGCCCACCCGGTGCGGATGCGCCTGTGCCGGAACCTGGCGCGAGCTCCGCACACCACGAGCGAACTGGCCGACGCGCACGGCATGTCGGCGCCCGAGATATCCCGGCACCTGGCGGTGCTGAAGAAGGCGGGCCTGATCACCCACTGCCGCCGCGGCCGGTACGTCCAGCACGAGCTGGACCTGACAGCGGTGGCCCGGCTGGGCAGCGACTTCATCGAGGGCGTCCTGCGCTGA
- a CDS encoding response regulator, with protein MTIRVMLVDDQVLLRTGFRMVLAAQPDMEVVAEAGDGVEALQVLRSTPVDVVLMDVRMPKLDGVETTRRICAEPDPPKVLILTTFDLDEYAFSGLKAGASGFMLKDVPPGDLLAAIRSVHSGDAVVAPSTTRRLLDRFAPMLPSAGKEPQHKELGRLTDREREVMVLVAQGLSNGEIAARLVLSEATVKTHVGRILTKLGLRDRVQVVVLAYETGLVRAGGHG; from the coding sequence ATGACGATCCGCGTGATGCTCGTCGACGACCAGGTGCTGCTGCGCACCGGGTTCCGGATGGTGCTCGCCGCCCAGCCGGACATGGAGGTCGTCGCGGAGGCGGGCGATGGCGTCGAGGCCCTGCAGGTGCTGCGGTCCACGCCCGTCGACGTCGTCCTGATGGACGTCCGTATGCCGAAACTGGACGGTGTGGAGACCACCCGGCGGATCTGTGCCGAGCCCGACCCGCCCAAGGTGCTGATCCTGACCACGTTCGACCTGGACGAGTACGCCTTCTCGGGGCTGAAGGCGGGCGCCTCCGGCTTCATGCTCAAGGACGTACCGCCCGGTGACCTGCTGGCCGCGATCCGCTCGGTGCACAGCGGCGACGCGGTCGTGGCGCCCTCCACCACCCGGCGCCTGCTGGACCGCTTCGCGCCGATGCTGCCCTCCGCCGGCAAGGAGCCGCAGCACAAGGAGCTGGGGCGGCTCACCGACCGGGAGCGCGAGGTGATGGTGCTGGTCGCGCAGGGCCTGTCCAACGGCGAGATCGCGGCCCGGCTGGTGCTGAGCGAGGCGACGGTGAAGACCCACGTGGGCCGCATCCTGACCAAGCTCGGTCTGCGCGACCGGGTCCAGGTGGTGGTGCTGGCCTACGAGACGGGCCTGGTGCGCGCGGGCGGGCACGGCTGA
- a CDS encoding sensor histidine kinase has product MQRLYDFLRRHPTWVDSFWAVTLLGLSGLSVVNLNGAPGHHGSIAAAMTVSLVLGVVVALRRRHPEAMLLAACATGLAQLVLDVGTTLADFAMLVITYTVAAIGARWASRLALAVSLVAATLAQIRWPAPESGFAGHIAIAVFQTVPFALAWVLGDSMRTRRAYFAQLEERAARLEKEREAQSKVAVAAERARIARELHDVVAHNVSVMVVQADGAAYVLDAAPDQAKKALETISSTGRQALAEMRRLLGVLRTGEHQEGGEYVPQPDVEQIDDLIEKCRSSGLPVDFKVEGTPRPLPSGVELTAYRIVQEALTNTRKHGGPNAGASVRLVYFDDGLGLLIEDDGKGAPHELYEEGGADGQGHGLIGMRERVGMVGGTLDAGPRPGGGFRISALLPLKPAH; this is encoded by the coding sequence GTGCAGCGCCTTTATGACTTCCTCCGCCGCCACCCGACCTGGGTCGACTCCTTCTGGGCCGTCACCCTGCTCGGGCTGTCCGGCCTGAGCGTGGTCAATCTGAACGGGGCGCCGGGGCACCACGGATCGATCGCCGCGGCGATGACCGTGTCCTTGGTCCTGGGCGTCGTCGTCGCGCTGCGCCGCCGTCATCCGGAGGCGATGCTGCTGGCCGCCTGCGCGACCGGGCTGGCCCAGCTGGTCCTGGACGTGGGGACGACCCTCGCCGACTTCGCGATGCTGGTGATCACGTACACCGTCGCGGCGATCGGTGCCCGCTGGGCCTCGCGGCTCGCCCTCGCCGTCAGCCTCGTCGCGGCGACCCTCGCACAGATCCGCTGGCCGGCGCCGGAGTCCGGTTTCGCCGGGCACATCGCCATAGCGGTCTTCCAGACAGTGCCCTTCGCGCTCGCCTGGGTGCTCGGTGACTCCATGCGCACCCGGCGCGCCTACTTCGCCCAGCTGGAGGAGCGCGCGGCCCGCCTGGAGAAGGAGCGCGAGGCGCAGTCGAAGGTCGCGGTGGCCGCCGAGCGGGCCCGGATCGCGCGCGAGCTGCACGACGTCGTCGCGCACAACGTGTCGGTGATGGTGGTGCAGGCCGACGGCGCCGCCTACGTCCTCGACGCCGCCCCCGACCAGGCCAAGAAGGCCCTGGAGACGATCTCCTCCACCGGCCGTCAGGCCCTCGCCGAGATGCGCCGCCTGCTGGGCGTGCTGCGCACCGGCGAGCACCAGGAGGGCGGGGAGTACGTCCCGCAGCCCGACGTCGAGCAGATCGACGACCTCATCGAGAAGTGCCGCAGCTCCGGCCTCCCGGTCGACTTCAAGGTCGAGGGCACCCCGCGCCCGCTGCCCAGCGGCGTGGAGCTGACCGCGTACCGGATCGTGCAGGAGGCGCTCACCAACACCCGCAAGCACGGCGGGCCCAACGCGGGCGCGAGCGTGCGGCTGGTCTACTTCGACGACGGGCTCGGCCTGCTCATCGAGGACGACGGCAAGGGCGCCCCGCACGAGCTGTACGAGGAGGGCGGCGCGGACGGCCAGGGGCATGGCCTGATCGGAATGCGCGAGCGGGTCGGTATGGTCGGCGGCACCCTGGACGCGGGCCCGCGTCCAGGCGGAGGATTCCGCATCAGCGCCCTGCTCCCGCTCAAACCGGCGCACTGA
- a CDS encoding SAM-dependent methyltransferase has translation MYGPGGFYRRPEGPAGHFRTSVHASPLFAQAVARLLCRVDEALGRPSALDFVDMGAGRGELVTGVLAALPADVAARTRAYAVELADRPAVLDERIIWRNTPPAAVTGLLFANEWLDNVPVDVAEVDPAGVPRLVLVADDGTERLGEPVTGAAADWLARWWPLPAEEGLRAEIGLPRDLAWASAVDRVVRGLAVAVDYAHTVDARPPFGTLTGFREGRETAPVPDGSCDITAHVALDACAAASTAHTRSCTPQDAARTPSDTAQKLLGTAHTTPSARLLTQRAALRALDITGARPPLTLASTDPSAYVRALASAGEAAELTAPGGLGDFGWLVQPVGIPDPLA, from the coding sequence CTGTACGGGCCCGGCGGCTTCTACCGCCGCCCGGAGGGCCCGGCCGGCCACTTCCGTACGTCCGTGCACGCCTCCCCGCTGTTCGCGCAGGCCGTGGCCCGGCTGCTGTGCCGGGTCGACGAGGCGCTGGGGCGGCCCTCGGCGCTGGACTTCGTCGACATGGGCGCGGGGCGCGGCGAGCTGGTCACCGGGGTGCTGGCCGCCCTGCCGGCCGACGTGGCCGCCCGCACGCGCGCGTACGCCGTCGAACTCGCCGACCGCCCTGCCGTACTGGACGAACGCATCATCTGGCGGAACACTCCCCCGGCCGCCGTCACGGGGCTGCTGTTCGCCAACGAGTGGCTGGACAACGTGCCCGTGGACGTCGCCGAGGTCGATCCCGCGGGCGTGCCCCGGCTGGTGCTCGTCGCCGACGACGGCACCGAGCGGCTCGGGGAGCCGGTGACCGGAGCGGCGGCGGACTGGCTCGCCCGGTGGTGGCCGCTGCCCGCCGAGGAGGGGCTGCGCGCGGAGATCGGGCTGCCCCGGGACCTGGCGTGGGCGTCGGCGGTGGACCGGGTGGTGCGGGGGCTCGCGGTGGCCGTGGACTACGCGCACACCGTCGACGCGCGCCCCCCGTTCGGGACGCTCACCGGCTTCCGGGAGGGGCGCGAGACGGCGCCCGTGCCGGACGGGTCGTGCGACATCACGGCGCACGTCGCGCTGGACGCGTGCGCGGCGGCCTCCACGGCACACACGCGCTCGTGCACGCCTCAGGACGCGGCGCGCACGCCCTCCGACACGGCACAGAAGCTCCTCGGCACAGCGCACACGACACCCTCCGCGCGCCTCCTCACGCAACGCGCCGCTCTGCGCGCCTTGGACATCACCGGCGCACGCCCCCCGCTCACGCTGGCCTCCACAGACCCTTCCGCCTACGTGCGCGCCCTCGCGAGCGCCGGGGAAGCTGCCGAACTCACCGCCCCGGGCGGTCTCGGCGACTTCGGCTGGCTGGTCCAGCCGGTTGGAATTCCGGACCCGCTCGCCTGA
- a CDS encoding NADH-quinone oxidoreductase subunit D, whose translation MTPTTETTVGIGGAAESTDMVLNIGPQHPSTHGVLRLRLVLDGERIVHAEPVIGYMHRGAEKLFEARDYRQIIVLANRHDWLSAFSNELGVVLAVERMLGMEVPERAVWTRTLLAELNRVLNHLMFLGSYPLELGGITPVFYAFREREVLQNVMEEVSGGRMHYMFNRIGGLKEDLPAGWTARARAAVAAVRSRMDVFDDLVLGNEIFRGRTRAVGVLAPETVHAYGVSGPIARASGVDFDLRRDEPYLAYGDLQDTLEVVTRGEGDCLARFEVLLGQAHNALDLADACLDRLAELPPGPINQRLPKVLKAPEGHTYAWTENPLGINGYYLVSKGEKTPYRLKLRSASYNNIQVLTELLPGTLVADMVAILGSMFFVVGDIDK comes from the coding sequence ATGACTCCTACGACGGAGACCACGGTCGGGATCGGCGGTGCCGCGGAGAGCACCGACATGGTGCTCAACATCGGGCCCCAGCACCCGTCCACGCACGGCGTGCTGCGGCTCAGGCTCGTGCTGGACGGGGAGCGCATCGTGCACGCGGAGCCGGTGATCGGCTACATGCACCGCGGCGCCGAGAAGCTCTTCGAGGCCCGCGACTACCGGCAGATCATCGTGCTCGCCAACCGCCACGACTGGCTGTCGGCGTTCTCGAACGAGCTGGGCGTGGTCCTCGCCGTGGAGCGGATGCTCGGCATGGAGGTGCCCGAGCGGGCGGTGTGGACGCGCACGCTGCTCGCCGAGCTGAACCGCGTCCTGAACCACCTGATGTTCCTCGGCTCCTACCCGCTGGAGCTGGGCGGCATCACCCCGGTGTTCTACGCGTTCCGCGAGCGCGAAGTGCTCCAGAACGTCATGGAGGAAGTCTCCGGCGGCCGTATGCACTACATGTTCAACCGCATCGGCGGCCTCAAGGAGGACCTGCCGGCCGGCTGGACCGCACGCGCGCGTGCCGCCGTCGCCGCCGTGCGCTCACGCATGGACGTCTTCGACGACCTGGTGCTCGGCAACGAGATCTTCCGGGGGCGTACGCGCGCGGTGGGCGTGCTGGCCCCGGAGACCGTGCACGCCTACGGCGTGAGCGGGCCCATCGCGCGCGCCTCGGGCGTCGACTTCGACCTGCGTCGTGACGAGCCGTACCTGGCGTACGGCGATCTCCAGGACACCCTGGAGGTCGTCACCCGGGGCGAGGGCGACTGCCTCGCCCGCTTCGAGGTGCTCCTGGGGCAGGCCCACAACGCGCTCGACCTCGCCGACGCCTGTCTGGACCGGCTCGCCGAGCTGCCGCCCGGGCCGATCAACCAGCGGCTGCCGAAGGTGCTGAAGGCCCCCGAGGGGCACACGTACGCGTGGACCGAGAACCCGCTCGGCATCAACGGCTACTACCTGGTCAGCAAGGGCGAGAAGACGCCGTACCGGCTGAAGCTGCGCTCGGCCTCGTACAACAACATCCAGGTGCTGACCGAACTGCTGCCGGGGACGCTGGTGGCGGACATGGTGGCGATCCTGGGTTCGATGTTCTTCGTGGTGGGCGACATCGACAAATAG
- a CDS encoding PH domain-containing protein — protein METGSPEETGIPGDELVWRGLQPALVRVRRLFVVGGTVVLAVAAGLLLGLLVGPAWAAFALLPLAFAAWCWRLLERNWRSWRYAERADDLLISRGVLWREETVVPYGRMQMVEVTSGPVERRFGLATVELHTAAAATDATIPGLDPAEAERLRDRLTELGEARSAGL, from the coding sequence ATGGAAACGGGGAGCCCGGAGGAGACCGGGATACCGGGGGACGAGTTGGTGTGGCGGGGCCTGCAGCCCGCTCTGGTGCGGGTGCGCCGGCTGTTCGTGGTCGGGGGGACGGTGGTGCTCGCGGTCGCCGCCGGGCTGCTGCTGGGCCTGCTCGTGGGGCCCGCGTGGGCGGCCTTCGCGCTGCTGCCGCTGGCCTTCGCCGCATGGTGCTGGAGGCTGCTGGAGCGCAACTGGCGCTCGTGGCGGTACGCCGAGCGCGCGGACGACCTGCTGATCAGCCGCGGTGTCCTGTGGCGCGAGGAGACGGTGGTGCCGTACGGGCGGATGCAGATGGTGGAGGTCACCTCCGGACCCGTCGAGCGGCGCTTCGGGCTGGCGACCGTGGAGCTGCACACGGCGGCCGCCGCGACCGACGCCACCATCCCCGGCCTGGACCCGGCCGAGGCGGAACGGCTGCGCGACCGGCTCACCGAGCTGGGCGAGGCGCGATCGGCGGGCCTGTGA
- a CDS encoding PH domain-containing protein: MTTPDHDEEIPAPVPVTERRLHPVTPFRRAWAPVAVLAGWAVHDPNGTQQQLARLTTTVLLLGLAVLVPVAGLYGFLSWWFTRFAVTDTELRIRTGLLFRRTAHIRLERVQAVDVSRPLLARLAGVAKLRIDVVGADDKDELAFLGEQEARALRAELLARAAGFAPETAREVGEAPAQELLRVPPRALAISLLLTGATWGSLCAALVVPTVLWLTTHNLWTVLATALPLFGAVGASSVGRFVGEFDWTVSESPDGLRIDHGLLDRSHETVPPGRVQTVRFVEPLLWRRLGWVRVELDVAGSANSVLVPVAPRPIAESVVARVLPGVTVPQELARPPRRARWCVPVWWRGHRLAVTDAVFATRHGLLRRRLSLVPHAKVQSVRLTQGPWQRLWRLADVHVDTGADKTVTARSRDAQQAARLLHAQAERSRTGRRDARPDRWMTSG; this comes from the coding sequence GTGACGACCCCGGACCACGACGAGGAGATACCCGCGCCTGTGCCGGTGACCGAGCGCCGGCTGCACCCCGTCACGCCGTTCCGCCGGGCCTGGGCGCCGGTCGCCGTACTCGCCGGATGGGCGGTGCACGACCCGAACGGGACGCAGCAGCAGCTGGCCCGGCTGACCACCACCGTGCTGCTGCTGGGGCTCGCGGTGCTGGTGCCGGTGGCCGGCCTCTACGGCTTCCTGTCCTGGTGGTTCACGCGGTTCGCGGTCACCGACACCGAACTGCGCATCCGGACCGGCCTGTTGTTCCGGCGCACCGCGCACATCCGCCTGGAGCGCGTCCAGGCCGTGGACGTCTCCCGGCCCCTCCTCGCGCGCCTGGCCGGCGTCGCGAAGCTGCGGATCGACGTCGTGGGCGCCGACGACAAGGACGAACTGGCCTTCCTGGGCGAGCAGGAGGCGCGCGCCCTGCGTGCGGAGCTGCTGGCGCGCGCGGCGGGTTTCGCGCCCGAGACGGCGCGCGAAGTCGGCGAGGCGCCGGCGCAGGAGCTGTTGCGCGTGCCCCCGCGCGCGCTGGCGATCTCCCTGCTGCTGACGGGCGCCACCTGGGGCTCGCTGTGCGCCGCGCTCGTCGTCCCGACCGTGCTGTGGCTCACCACCCACAACCTGTGGACGGTCCTCGCCACCGCCCTCCCGCTGTTCGGCGCGGTCGGCGCGAGCAGCGTGGGACGGTTCGTCGGCGAGTTCGACTGGACGGTGAGCGAGTCACCGGACGGACTGCGCATCGACCACGGGCTGCTCGACCGTTCACACGAGACGGTCCCGCCCGGCCGGGTGCAGACCGTGCGGTTCGTGGAGCCCCTGCTGTGGCGGCGGCTGGGCTGGGTGCGGGTGGAACTGGACGTGGCCGGGTCCGCCAACTCGGTGCTGGTGCCGGTCGCTCCGCGCCCGATCGCCGAGTCGGTCGTCGCGCGCGTGCTGCCCGGCGTGACCGTGCCTCAGGAACTGGCACGCCCGCCGCGGCGGGCCCGCTGGTGCGTGCCGGTGTGGTGGCGCGGGCACCGCCTCGCGGTCACCGACGCGGTGTTCGCCACCCGGCACGGCCTGCTCCGTCGCCGGCTCTCGCTGGTCCCGCACGCCAAGGTGCAGAGCGTGCGACTGACCCAGGGCCCCTGGCAGCGCCTCTGGCGGCTCGCGGACGTCCATGTGGACACGGGGGCCGACAAGACCGTCACGGCCCGCTCGCGGGACGCCCAGCAGGCCGCGCGGCTCCTGCACGCCCAGGCGGAGAGGTCCCGTACGGGCCGCCGGGACGCCCGCCCCGACCGCTGGATGACCTCGGGCTGA